A genomic region of Exiguobacterium sp. Helios contains the following coding sequences:
- a CDS encoding diguanylate cyclase: protein MNNFIINFCLLFTTITLLFLPFRNHPRITPNTNLNIRLVLGFIAGLISVLLMFNSIQIDVARIDLRIVPIVIAMMFGGLPSALVTGTMIIATRFALTPVEQIDAAILSTIVIALFILTIAIVRRYIRMTFWNFELMIGIGILYSLPAIYLLTSSWTTFIEISLAYIFFNLIAGFVTYHLLTELRRHFENIQYQQKLAMTDALTGLANRRRLDDSLSLVGSAEDGYSLVLIDIDFFKHVNDTYGHDAGDDVLRQLGTTLASLARPDDLVGRYGGEEFLIILPNTSLVDAKNIAELARTTVARNLFPTTAVPDLQITISLGIAHSSSSHTSLEALQQADKALYHSKDSGRNRSTNYTKKLELEQA from the coding sequence ATGAATAATTTCATCATCAATTTTTGTCTACTGTTTACAACGATCACTCTTTTGTTTCTACCTTTTCGAAATCACCCGCGGATTACACCGAACACGAATCTGAACATCCGACTCGTGTTAGGCTTCATCGCCGGATTGATTTCTGTACTCTTGATGTTCAACAGCATCCAGATCGATGTCGCCCGGATTGATTTACGAATTGTCCCCATCGTCATTGCCATGATGTTCGGCGGCTTACCTAGTGCACTCGTCACCGGCACCATGATTATCGCAACACGTTTTGCCCTGACGCCTGTCGAACAAATCGATGCTGCCATCCTGTCAACAATCGTCATCGCACTGTTCATCCTGACGATTGCCATCGTCCGGCGCTACATCCGGATGACCTTCTGGAACTTCGAACTGATGATCGGGATCGGTATTCTCTATTCGTTGCCGGCTATCTATCTATTGACGAGCAGTTGGACGACCTTCATCGAAATATCACTGGCTTACATATTTTTTAACCTGATTGCCGGTTTTGTGACCTATCACCTGTTGACAGAGTTGCGACGCCACTTTGAAAACATCCAGTATCAACAAAAGCTCGCCATGACGGATGCCTTGACGGGCCTCGCTAACCGGCGCCGGCTGGATGATTCCTTGTCCCTTGTCGGTTCAGCAGAAGACGGGTATTCGCTTGTCTTGATTGATATTGATTTCTTTAAGCACGTCAACGATACGTACGGTCATGATGCCGGAGACGATGTTTTACGGCAACTCGGTACGACATTAGCATCACTGGCACGGCCGGATGATTTAGTCGGGCGTTACGGGGGCGAAGAATTTTTAATCATTCTCCCGAATACATCACTCGTCGATGCGAAAAACATTGCTGAGCTTGCCCGGACGACGGTCGCACGAAATCTGTTCCCGACGACGGCGGTCCCTGACTTACAGATTACGATTTCGCTGGGTATTGCACATTCCAGCAGCTCGCATACGTCTCTTGAGGCTTTACAGCAGGCGGATAAGGCATTGTATCATTCGAAAGACAGCGGACGGAATCGGAGTACGAATTACACCAAAAAACTGGAACTCGAACAAGCCTGA
- a CDS encoding ribitol-5-phosphate dehydrogenase encodes MINQVYQLVAPRQIEVTYDERSLNSDRVVVRPTFLSICHADQRYFTGSRSAEVLAKKLPMAMIHEGIGKVVHDPSGTFKIGTLVAMVPNTPSETDDIIGENYLRTSRFRSSGYDGYMQDYVFIKPDRLVEVPADLDPEVAAFTELVSVSVHAMTRFDQIAHSRRETFGVWGDGNLGFITALMLRKLYPEAKLLVFGKTQSKLDYFSFADETYHIDQIPDDVSFNHGFECVGGIGSQYAINQMIDYIIPEGTMALLGVSEEPVAVNTRMILEKGLRVYGSSRSTPADFARTLELYQQYPDIPAYLSNLVSGVFQIRQIEDIHQAFESDLTNRFGKTVMEWCM; translated from the coding sequence ATGATTAACCAAGTCTATCAACTCGTGGCACCACGCCAAATCGAGGTGACGTATGACGAACGGTCACTCAATTCAGACCGGGTCGTCGTTCGTCCGACTTTCCTATCGATTTGTCACGCGGATCAACGTTACTTCACGGGTAGCCGCAGTGCTGAAGTGTTAGCGAAAAAGTTACCGATGGCGATGATTCATGAAGGCATCGGTAAAGTAGTGCATGATCCGTCAGGCACGTTTAAGATCGGTACGTTGGTCGCGATGGTTCCGAACACACCGTCGGAAACGGATGACATTATCGGAGAAAACTACTTGCGGACAAGCCGTTTCCGCTCGAGCGGTTATGACGGCTACATGCAGGATTATGTCTTCATCAAACCGGATCGTCTCGTCGAAGTGCCGGCTGATCTCGATCCGGAAGTCGCGGCTTTCACGGAGCTTGTCAGTGTCTCCGTTCATGCCATGACACGCTTCGATCAGATTGCTCACAGCCGCCGTGAAACATTTGGCGTCTGGGGAGATGGAAATCTCGGATTCATCACAGCCTTGATGTTACGTAAATTGTATCCGGAAGCAAAATTGCTCGTTTTCGGAAAAACACAATCGAAGTTGGATTATTTCTCGTTTGCGGATGAAACGTATCATATCGATCAAATTCCGGATGATGTCTCGTTTAATCACGGATTCGAATGTGTGGGTGGAATCGGCAGTCAATATGCGATCAATCAGATGATTGATTACATTATTCCTGAAGGAACGATGGCATTGCTTGGCGTTTCGGAAGAACCGGTCGCCGTCAACACGCGGATGATTCTTGAAAAGGGATTACGTGTCTATGGATCAAGTCGGAGTACACCGGCTGATTTCGCACGGACGTTGGAATTGTATCAGCAGTATCCAGATATTCCAGCTTATTTGTCCAACCTGGTTTCCGGTGTATTCCAGATTCGACAAATCGAAGATATCCATCAAGCATTTGAAAGTGATTTGACGAACCGTTTCGGTAAAACCGTCATGGAATGGTGCATGTAA
- the msrA gene encoding peptide-methionine (S)-S-oxide reductase MsrA, whose protein sequence is MAKAIFAGGCFWCMVKPFHKYDGVEQVISGYTGGHTENPTYKEVCSETTGHLEAVEVTYDPSVISYDELLEIFWRQIDPTDGGGQFNDRGQSYEPAIFYVDEEQKQAAERSKAALDASGRFSRPVAVDIRPAKPFWPAEEYHQDYYKKNPFRYQMYSVGSGRAKFVKEAWKDQGKEQELKQRLTPIQYKVTQENGTEPAFRNEYWDEERPGLYVDIVDGTPLFTSKDKFNSNCGWPSFAKPISEDKMEVELDTTHGMTRTEVRSANADSHLGHIFDDGPTELGGLRYCINSAALRFIPVEELDSAGYGEYKKHFE, encoded by the coding sequence ATGGCAAAAGCAATATTCGCAGGTGGCTGTTTTTGGTGCATGGTCAAGCCATTTCATAAATATGATGGCGTCGAACAAGTCATTTCCGGTTATACAGGTGGTCATACAGAAAACCCGACTTATAAAGAGGTCTGTTCTGAAACGACAGGACATTTAGAAGCGGTGGAAGTGACGTATGATCCGTCTGTCATTTCATACGATGAGTTACTTGAAATTTTTTGGCGGCAAATCGATCCGACGGACGGCGGCGGACAGTTCAATGACCGTGGTCAATCGTACGAACCGGCAATTTTTTATGTCGATGAAGAACAAAAGCAAGCCGCAGAACGTTCGAAAGCGGCGCTGGACGCCTCTGGACGTTTTTCACGTCCTGTAGCAGTCGACATCCGTCCGGCAAAACCGTTTTGGCCGGCAGAAGAATACCATCAGGATTATTACAAAAAAAATCCGTTCCGTTATCAGATGTACAGTGTCGGATCGGGACGTGCCAAGTTCGTGAAGGAAGCCTGGAAGGATCAGGGCAAAGAACAGGAACTGAAACAACGTCTGACGCCGATTCAGTATAAAGTTACGCAGGAAAACGGGACGGAACCGGCTTTCCGTAATGAATATTGGGATGAGGAACGACCGGGACTTTATGTTGATATCGTCGACGGGACACCGCTCTTTACGTCAAAAGATAAGTTTAACTCGAACTGCGGATGGCCGAGCTTCGCCAAACCGATTTCCGAGGACAAGATGGAAGTGGAACTCGATACGACACACGGCATGACACGGACAGAAGTCCGTTCCGCAAATGCAGACAGTCATCTTGGTCACATCTTTGATGACGGTCCGACCGAGCTTGGTGGTCTCCGCTACTGCATCAATTCGGCAGCACTCCGGTTTATTCCGGTAGAAGAGCTTGATTCGGCAGGATATGGGGAATATAAAAAACACTTCGAATGA
- a CDS encoding CDP-glycerol glycerophosphotransferase family protein, protein MKQKLRLIQRRTVHYLLVVTYWISKFFPVQTKKVVFATYRSDKLVDNFRAVYDELESRELGFQYVFLLKRFPQNVVGQTKYVFHMMRATYELATARYFIIDDYYYPVYVSTLRKGTEVIQLWHACGAFKKFGYSVLDKSYSPDDDYLKMVDIHRNYSKVYVSGEACIAPFAEAFGMDSTRIHPFGVPRTDQLLNRERQVQIEHKLYDQYPEWRSKKLILLAPTFRGNGQTTAHYDQELDFQQFREQLGPDHILLLRMHPFVLNRPVVPTEFSNQIIDMTDYPDINDLMQVADILVTDYSSVIFEFALLKKPIIFLVNDLNSYKEERDFYFPYESFVPGPIVSSFNDVISWIKANQFEPEQIEKFAGRFFTYQDGQATKRIVNHILTGALPDASMRPEELKTV, encoded by the coding sequence ATGAAACAGAAACTGCGTTTGATTCAGCGACGAACGGTCCATTATTTGCTTGTGGTGACGTATTGGATCTCGAAGTTCTTTCCGGTACAGACAAAAAAAGTCGTCTTCGCGACGTATCGTTCGGATAAGCTCGTCGATAACTTCCGCGCTGTTTATGATGAACTTGAAAGTCGTGAACTCGGATTTCAGTATGTGTTTTTATTGAAACGTTTCCCGCAAAATGTAGTGGGACAAACCAAGTACGTCTTCCACATGATGCGTGCGACATACGAACTGGCGACGGCCCGCTACTTCATTATTGATGACTATTATTATCCCGTCTATGTCTCGACGTTACGTAAAGGAACAGAAGTCATCCAGCTGTGGCACGCCTGTGGGGCATTCAAGAAATTTGGTTACAGTGTCCTCGATAAGTCCTATTCGCCGGATGACGATTATTTGAAAATGGTGGATATACACCGGAACTATTCGAAAGTCTATGTTTCGGGAGAGGCTTGCATCGCACCGTTTGCTGAAGCTTTTGGTATGGATTCAACCCGAATTCATCCGTTTGGCGTTCCCCGGACGGATCAGTTGTTAAACCGGGAGCGGCAAGTGCAGATTGAGCATAAACTGTATGATCAGTATCCCGAATGGCGGTCGAAAAAGCTGATTTTACTGGCGCCGACGTTCCGTGGAAATGGACAAACAACTGCGCATTACGATCAGGAACTCGATTTCCAGCAATTTCGTGAACAACTGGGACCGGATCATATTCTATTGTTACGGATGCATCCGTTTGTCTTGAACCGACCGGTCGTGCCGACAGAGTTTTCGAATCAAATCATCGATATGACGGATTATCCGGACATCAATGACTTGATGCAGGTGGCGGATATTTTAGTGACCGATTATTCTTCCGTTATTTTTGAATTTGCTTTACTGAAAAAACCAATCATCTTCCTCGTGAACGATTTGAACTCGTATAAGGAAGAACGTGATTTTTACTTTCCGTACGAATCATTTGTACCGGGACCGATTGTCTCGTCATTCAATGACGTCATTTCCTGGATCAAGGCGAATCAGTTTGAACCCGAACAGATTGAAAAGTTCGCGGGCCGGTTCTTCACATATCAAGATGGACAGGCGACGAAACGGATCGTCAATCATATTTTGACGGGAGCGCTCCCGGATGCATCGATGCGTCCGGAAGAACTGAAGACCGTTTGA
- a CDS encoding amino acid permease yields MNTLQPQRKLDSTEEGLKRGLQARHMSMIAIGGAIGTGLFIASGASVAAAGPGGALLSYAVVGLMVYFLMTSLGEMAAYMPVAGSFSTYGAKFVDPSFGFALGWNYWYNWAVTIAVELVAAQIVMTYWFPDVPGFYFSAIFLLLMIGLNYFSVKGFGEAEYWFAMIKVVTVIIFLIVGVAMIFGVFTSEAPVGFKNFALGDAPFVGGIPAVIGIILVAGFSFQGTELVGIAAGESEDPEKNVPKAVKQVFWRILLFYVFAIFVIGMLIPYTSPNLVSNDITDVAVSPFTLVFEKAGLAFSAALMNAVILTSVLSAGNSGMYASTRMLYTLARQGDAPKMFAQVSKNGVPRNALLATGAIGALCFLTSMFGGQVYLWLLNASGMTGFIAWLGIAISHYRFRKGFLAQGHSLSDLPYVAPAFPFGPLFAFGLCFLVIVGQNYAAFLADQIDWVGIAATYVGIPLFLAFWLGHKFKNRTSVVPYSEMEFPKHPRS; encoded by the coding sequence ATGAATACTTTACAACCCCAAAGAAAACTCGATTCAACTGAAGAAGGATTAAAACGCGGTCTGCAAGCCCGTCACATGTCGATGATTGCGATTGGCGGAGCCATCGGAACCGGTTTATTCATTGCCTCCGGTGCGTCCGTTGCAGCTGCCGGTCCGGGCGGTGCCCTGTTATCGTATGCGGTCGTCGGATTGATGGTGTACTTTTTAATGACGAGCCTTGGTGAGATGGCCGCTTACATGCCGGTCGCCGGTTCCTTCTCGACCTACGGTGCGAAGTTCGTTGATCCATCGTTTGGTTTTGCACTCGGTTGGAACTACTGGTACAACTGGGCAGTCACGATTGCCGTTGAACTCGTTGCGGCCCAAATCGTCATGACATACTGGTTCCCGGATGTTCCAGGTTTTTATTTCAGTGCCATCTTCTTGTTACTGATGATTGGTTTAAATTACTTCTCCGTTAAAGGATTCGGTGAAGCCGAATACTGGTTCGCGATGATCAAGGTCGTCACAGTCATCATCTTCTTGATTGTCGGAGTCGCGATGATTTTTGGTGTCTTCACATCAGAAGCGCCGGTCGGCTTTAAAAACTTTGCATTAGGTGATGCACCGTTCGTCGGAGGCATTCCAGCCGTTATCGGTATCATCTTGGTCGCCGGTTTCAGCTTCCAGGGAACCGAACTTGTCGGAATCGCGGCAGGCGAATCCGAAGATCCGGAAAAAAACGTCCCGAAAGCTGTTAAACAAGTCTTTTGGCGGATTCTTCTCTTTTATGTATTTGCGATTTTTGTCATCGGCATGTTGATTCCGTATACAAGTCCGAACCTGGTTTCAAACGATATTACCGATGTAGCAGTCAGTCCGTTCACACTTGTTTTTGAAAAAGCCGGTCTCGCGTTCTCGGCAGCATTGATGAACGCCGTCATCCTGACGTCTGTTTTATCAGCCGGGAACTCCGGGATGTACGCATCGACACGGATGCTGTACACATTGGCACGCCAAGGTGACGCGCCGAAAATGTTCGCACAAGTCTCGAAAAACGGTGTTCCCCGTAATGCCTTGCTCGCAACTGGGGCAATCGGCGCACTTTGCTTCCTGACATCGATGTTTGGCGGACAGGTCTACCTCTGGTTGTTGAATGCTTCCGGGATGACCGGTTTCATAGCATGGCTCGGTATCGCGATCAGCCATTACCGTTTCCGTAAAGGATTCCTTGCACAAGGTCATTCACTCAGTGACTTGCCGTACGTTGCACCCGCTTTCCCGTTTGGACCGCTCTTTGCCTTCGGACTTTGTTTCCTTGTCATCGTCGGTCAAAACTATGCCGCATTCCTCGCGGATCAAATTGATTGGGTTGGAATCGCCGCGACATATGTCGGTATTCCGTTATTCCTTGCTTTCTGGTTAGGTCATAAATTTAAAAACCGGACATCGGTCGTTCCTTATTCAGAAATGGAATTCCCGAAACATCCGCGTTCGTAA
- a CDS encoding DHA2 family efflux MFS transporter permease subunit has protein sequence MSTTFLFGYIAFMVVTIIGVNLIVRRARPAVAGDVPLDDVPDHLDNVPVTPAPQVQERTPLATADISIPKVLTVLLIGMFIAILNQTLINVALPVLINDFNVSTSTAQWLTTGFMLVNGILIPISAFLMRSYTFRQLFLVSMTLFFFGSIICSMAMNFPVMMIGRVVQAAGAGILMPLGSNVFMTLFPPHKRGAAMGMLGIAMILAPAIGPTITGYVIQNYDWHVMFYGMAFFGLLTLLLGVAWFKLVQPLSKPKFDALGVVFSTIGFGSLLYGFSEAGNDGWDSPLVISTILIGILGIAAFALRELSMDDPMLNIRVLKVPEFSFTLFINIIVTMALFGGMLLLPIYLQSIRGFSPVDSGLLLLPGSLIMGITGPIAGRLFDRFGIRPLAIFGLTLMTYGTWELTQLDMNTSYNSIMGIYMLRSFGMAFIMMPIMTAGMNALPMKMIPHGNATQNTLRQVAGSIGTAILVTVMTRQTTAHLADDANQFTTLDPTLSQHLNELGQQLGSPQAASVSWMTQLTKQATISGITDAFWVATVLSAVALILSLFMHGKKEPNLD, from the coding sequence ATGTCTACGACCTTCCTCTTTGGATACATTGCCTTTATGGTTGTCACGATCATCGGTGTCAACCTGATTGTCCGGCGTGCACGTCCAGCCGTGGCCGGTGATGTTCCTCTTGACGACGTGCCCGACCATCTCGATAACGTTCCTGTAACGCCTGCACCGCAAGTGCAAGAGCGGACGCCGTTAGCGACCGCAGATATCAGTATTCCAAAAGTCTTGACGGTTCTCTTGATCGGGATGTTCATCGCGATTTTGAATCAAACGTTGATCAATGTCGCTTTACCTGTCTTAATCAATGATTTTAACGTCTCGACCTCGACGGCACAATGGTTGACGACCGGATTCATGCTCGTCAATGGTATCTTGATTCCAATCAGTGCCTTTTTGATGCGAAGTTATACGTTTCGTCAACTGTTCCTCGTTTCGATGACATTGTTCTTCTTCGGCTCCATCATTTGTTCGATGGCGATGAACTTTCCGGTCATGATGATCGGACGAGTCGTACAAGCAGCCGGTGCCGGTATTTTGATGCCACTCGGCTCAAACGTCTTCATGACGTTGTTTCCGCCGCATAAACGTGGAGCAGCGATGGGCATGCTCGGAATCGCGATGATTCTTGCTCCCGCAATCGGTCCGACGATTACCGGCTATGTCATTCAGAATTACGATTGGCATGTCATGTTTTACGGAATGGCCTTTTTCGGTCTTCTGACACTCTTACTGGGTGTCGCTTGGTTTAAACTCGTTCAGCCTTTATCCAAACCGAAATTCGATGCACTTGGTGTTGTCTTCAGCACGATTGGTTTTGGAAGTCTATTGTACGGCTTCAGTGAAGCCGGTAATGACGGGTGGGACAGCCCGCTTGTCATCAGCACGATTCTGATCGGTATCTTAGGAATCGCAGCGTTCGCCCTTCGCGAACTTTCAATGGATGATCCGATGTTGAATATCCGTGTGTTGAAAGTACCGGAGTTTTCGTTCACGCTATTCATCAATATCATCGTCACGATGGCGTTGTTCGGCGGGATGCTTCTGCTTCCGATTTACTTGCAAAGTATTCGCGGTTTCTCACCGGTTGATTCCGGTCTCCTGTTATTACCCGGATCATTGATCATGGGAATCACGGGTCCGATTGCCGGTCGACTATTTGACCGGTTCGGCATCCGACCGCTCGCTATTTTCGGATTGACGTTAATGACCTACGGAACGTGGGAATTGACACAACTCGATATGAATACCTCTTACAATTCGATTATGGGCATTTATATGCTTCGGTCGTTCGGAATGGCTTTCATCATGATGCCGATCATGACCGCCGGTATGAACGCCTTGCCGATGAAGATGATTCCACATGGGAATGCAACACAAAATACGTTGCGCCAGGTTGCCGGGTCAATCGGGACAGCGATTCTCGTCACAGTCATGACGCGGCAAACAACGGCTCATCTCGCAGATGATGCCAATCAGTTTACGACACTTGATCCAACTCTTTCACAGCATTTGAATGAGCTTGGACAACAGCTCGGTAGTCCGCAAGCAGCATCTGTCAGCTGGATGACGCAGTTGACGAAACAAGCCACAATCAGTGGAATCACGGATGCCTTTTGGGTGGCTACCGTCTTATCTGCTGTTGCCCTGATTTTGTCGCTTTTCATGCATGGAAAAAAAGAACCGAATCTCGATTAA
- a CDS encoding TetR/AcrR family transcriptional regulator — MNPGQDPRPKRSRDRITKELFRLLDHHPFSTITVKMLTDGAAVNRSTFYAHFTDKYDLMNQIVDDHMRLLVEAIRIQGITSPDYPSLERVSRYFERLFIHIEQHEQFYRTMLLNGPVKTFISRFLDTLKENYQRVFEAHAVNETQLVDRDLLLNYVIGGQLGLLISWLRNGRPYSAAYMADQLSRMIVFGTVKSIGFPEQSAGTVEKNT; from the coding sequence ATGAATCCAGGGCAAGATCCACGACCAAAGCGGTCACGTGACCGTATTACAAAAGAATTGTTTCGTTTGCTTGACCATCATCCTTTTTCAACGATCACAGTCAAGATGTTGACGGATGGGGCGGCTGTCAATCGATCGACGTTCTATGCACACTTTACAGATAAATATGATTTGATGAATCAGATTGTAGACGATCATATGCGGCTTCTTGTGGAAGCGATCCGGATTCAAGGAATCACATCACCGGACTATCCATCGCTCGAACGGGTCAGCCGCTATTTCGAACGGCTTTTCATCCATATTGAGCAACATGAACAATTTTACCGGACGATGTTGTTGAATGGTCCGGTAAAAACGTTCATTTCGCGCTTTTTGGATACGTTAAAAGAAAACTATCAACGTGTGTTTGAAGCACATGCCGTCAATGAAACCCAATTGGTTGATCGTGATTTATTATTGAACTACGTGATCGGTGGACAGCTCGGACTATTGATTTCCTGGTTACGAAACGGTCGTCCTTATTCAGCGGCCTATATGGCGGACCAGCTCAGCCGGATGATTGTTTTCGGAACAGTCAAAAGTATCGGTTTTCCGGAACAATCGGCTGGAACAGTAGAAAAGAATACCTAA
- a CDS encoding nitroreductase: protein MNARQLILERRSVRAYTDQPIPNEMIEEILEAAIYAPTHKLREPWRFVLANEESQVRYVDQLMRLLAQRGQLDQKTDEQRQMMRQKFAEVPVYLTVLYEVKGTEDQQMEDLLATAAMIQNVQLLATELGLGCCWKSGKHWFTEEYAEMIGASESERVAGVIQFGWPALIPPLKKRTAARDKLTHF, encoded by the coding sequence ATGAACGCTCGACAACTGATTTTAGAACGACGGTCCGTCCGTGCTTATACCGATCAACCGATTCCAAATGAAATGATTGAAGAAATTCTCGAGGCTGCCATCTACGCCCCGACTCATAAATTGCGTGAACCTTGGCGATTTGTCCTTGCGAATGAAGAAAGCCAAGTCCGGTATGTCGATCAATTGATGCGTTTGCTTGCCCAGCGGGGGCAATTGGATCAAAAAACAGATGAACAGCGTCAGATGATGCGTCAAAAATTTGCTGAGGTCCCCGTTTACTTGACTGTTTTGTATGAAGTAAAAGGAACAGAAGATCAGCAGATGGAAGATTTGCTCGCGACCGCCGCCATGATTCAAAACGTTCAACTCCTCGCGACTGAACTGGGTTTAGGCTGTTGTTGGAAAAGCGGAAAACATTGGTTCACGGAGGAATATGCTGAAATGATCGGTGCTTCAGAAAGCGAACGTGTCGCAGGAGTCATTCAATTCGGCTGGCCTGCCTTGATTCCACCACTGAAAAAACGAACGGCTGCACGTGACAAGTTAACGCACTTCTAA
- a CDS encoding HlyD family secretion protein, with protein sequence MNMKKVLLINILTLVVLIGGGAIGYYYYDQATSYVKTDNAKIDGKMITIASPGAGKLTDWTAKTGQTLDSDTTLGHVMMAQAGQKPVSTAVSMPTKATVVQSMATENGVVGAGTPLAYGFNLNELWVTANVEETEIDEVKVGQTVDVYVDSYPDTTLSGEVEQIGMTTAGTFSMMPSSNGTANYTKVAQVIPVKVSLSQEKSLDIRPGMNVTVRIHKD encoded by the coding sequence ATGAACATGAAAAAAGTATTATTGATTAACATTTTGACACTGGTTGTTTTAATCGGTGGAGGCGCGATCGGCTATTACTACTACGATCAGGCGACAAGTTATGTGAAAACAGACAATGCCAAGATCGACGGAAAAATGATTACAATCGCAAGTCCCGGTGCCGGTAAACTGACGGACTGGACAGCAAAAACAGGTCAAACGCTCGACAGTGACACAACGTTAGGTCACGTCATGATGGCACAAGCTGGTCAAAAACCGGTCAGCACGGCTGTCTCTATGCCAACTAAAGCAACGGTCGTTCAGTCGATGGCGACAGAAAACGGCGTCGTTGGTGCAGGAACACCACTTGCTTATGGTTTTAACTTAAATGAGCTTTGGGTAACAGCAAACGTCGAAGAAACAGAGATCGATGAAGTTAAAGTCGGACAAACCGTCGATGTTTACGTGGACAGCTATCCAGACACGACGTTATCCGGTGAAGTCGAACAAATCGGTATGACGACGGCTGGAACATTTTCGATGATGCCGTCTTCAAACGGAACGGCCAACTATACAAAAGTTGCGCAAGTCATTCCTGTAAAAGTTTCGCTTTCACAAGAAAAATCACTCGACATTCGACCTGGTATGAATGTGACCGTCCGCATTCATAAGGATTAA
- a CDS encoding MarR family winged helix-turn-helix transcriptional regulator — MPQERDQLTYRLEEQMRVILRTLRRELNRLFEGTATRSEFFILRSLSENGPQRPTLLAEQFELATSQVTALTDRLYKAGFVTRTRSTDDRRSIVLALTAEGEAAFHELEIVRRKYLQDRFGTLTEEELHAMVQVFDKILLTMDEEAVSS; from the coding sequence ATGCCACAAGAACGTGATCAACTGACCTATCGATTAGAGGAACAAATGCGGGTCATTCTCCGGACATTACGCCGCGAACTCAACCGACTGTTTGAAGGAACCGCGACGCGGAGTGAATTTTTCATTTTGCGCAGCCTGTCCGAAAATGGTCCCCAACGTCCGACTCTACTCGCAGAACAGTTTGAGCTTGCGACAAGTCAGGTAACGGCTTTGACTGATCGTCTGTATAAAGCCGGATTCGTCACGCGGACGCGTTCGACGGACGACAGAAGATCGATTGTTTTAGCATTGACGGCCGAAGGTGAAGCCGCTTTCCACGAACTTGAAATCGTCCGCCGGAAATATCTCCAAGACCGTTTTGGTACACTCACCGAAGAAGAGCTTCATGCGATGGTCCAAGTCTTCGATAAGATCCTTTTAACGATGGATGAAGAGGCTGTTTCTTCCTAA